A genomic stretch from Hemibagrus wyckioides isolate EC202008001 linkage group LG18, SWU_Hwy_1.0, whole genome shotgun sequence includes:
- the LOC131369205 gene encoding protein sprouty homolog 2 has translation MDSAPPLRMDRDGLDLQQVSVLSIDQIRAIRANNDYVERPVTLDPTSQVGVFYTHDERHPQMPRSQSQHQHAHLAHLSRSSTISSMSRGSAASDQRLLSGFTSSHSGLASVVRSQPKGDLKPDLLSKGLADGEDLGLHQFICERCSRCKCQECCAPRSLPSCWACSQRCLCSAENVVEYGTCLCCVKGLFYHCSGDDEDNCADRPCSCAPAHACSRWSAMAVLSLCLPCLCCYPPAKLCLTMCQRGYDHATRPGCRCSNTNTVCRKISATNPAPFRKTLDKPV, from the coding sequence ATGGATTCAGCACCTCCTCTCAGAATGGATCGTGATGGCTTGGACCTCCAGCAGGTCTCTGTGCTGTCCATAGATCAGATCCGCGCCATAAGAGCCAATAATGACTATGTGGAGCGTCCTGTGACACTTGACCCCACATCGCAGGTGGGTGTCTTCTATACCCATGATGAAAGACATCCTCAGATGCCTCGCAGTCAGAGTCAGCACCAACATGCCCACCTGGCTCACCTGAGTCGCTCTAGTACAATCAGCTCCATGTCCCGTGGCAGTGCCGCTTCGGACCAGAGACTTCTTTCAGGTTTCACAAGTTCCCATTCTGGATTGGCCTCGGTGGTGCGTTCTCAACCCAAGGGTGACCTGAAACCAGACTTGTTAAGTAAAGGCTTGGCTGATGGAGAGGATTTAGGCTTACATCAGTTCATCTGTGAACGCTGTAGCCGCTGCAAGTGCCAGGAGTGTTGTGCCCCTCGAAGCTTGCCTTCTTGCTGGGCCTGCAGCCAGCGATGTCTATGCTCAGCCGAGAATGTAGTCGAGTACGGCACCTGCCTGTGCTGTGTCAAGGGCCTCTTCTACCACTGTTCAGGGGATGACGAGGACAACTGTGCTGACCGACCTTGCTCCTGCGCTCCGGCTCATGCCTGCTCCCGCTGGAGCGCCATGGCagttctgtctctctgcctgccctGCTTGTGCTGCTATCCTCCTGCCAAGCTTTGCCTCACTATGTGCCAGCGTGGCTATGACCATGCCACACGACCCGGCTGCCGCTGCAGCAACACCAACACCGTCTGCCGCAAGATCTCGGCTACTAACCCTGCACCTTTCCGGAAGACTCTGGACAAACCGGTATGA